A section of the Ornithinimicrobium sufpigmenti genome encodes:
- a CDS encoding HNH endonuclease signature motif containing protein: MGDELLAEARAVEHVERAEAAWWAAVMDEVEESLREVLQQASQSPLPAQVLEAGLVTARRGMAQARAAVQDRARLLEDDLRGGLTRLGELSLATGAALFALALEASARGLPGQSGFGVVDWLAQRCPWLSRSELGDMDAVVRAARSGLNIPLVEAVAQGRTPARRGAVVARALAKLSPVLDPEGYEAFVKIFVDAACDPAITDAVLHEIIETAIKALLDEKDKQRREKLAHEARSFTSRRLANGLTRFTIDAPEADAAVLNGIVTSKLAAPASTDDAPDLRSATQRRYDAFRSVLGRGTTCPTGTPTMPRATLVITMRLSDLLGQTRGAGLTTTGEVLSAGQVRRLACEAELVPAVLGTESEILDVGREHRLATPAQVRALRLRDKGCTFPGCTVPPEWCIAHHTIWWSRGGATDMDTLALLCERHHTHVHQHDLEAEINGSHVTWHV, from the coding sequence GTGGGGGATGAGCTGCTCGCCGAGGCGCGCGCAGTGGAGCACGTGGAGCGTGCGGAGGCGGCGTGGTGGGCGGCAGTCATGGACGAGGTCGAGGAGTCGCTGCGGGAGGTTCTACAGCAGGCATCGCAGAGTCCCCTGCCCGCGCAGGTGTTGGAGGCTGGCCTGGTCACGGCCAGGCGCGGGATGGCGCAGGCACGTGCGGCCGTTCAGGACCGTGCGCGGCTGCTGGAGGACGACCTGCGGGGAGGGCTGACCCGGTTGGGTGAGCTGTCCCTGGCGACGGGGGCGGCGTTGTTCGCCCTGGCGTTGGAGGCTTCTGCTCGGGGTCTGCCCGGGCAGAGCGGTTTCGGAGTGGTCGACTGGCTCGCGCAGCGCTGCCCGTGGCTGTCGCGCAGTGAGCTGGGCGACATGGACGCCGTGGTCCGGGCCGCCAGGAGCGGGTTGAACATCCCGTTGGTGGAGGCTGTCGCGCAGGGCCGGACGCCGGCGCGGCGGGGTGCGGTCGTGGCGCGGGCGTTGGCCAAGCTGTCCCCGGTCCTGGATCCGGAGGGGTACGAGGCGTTCGTGAAGATCTTCGTCGACGCGGCCTGCGACCCGGCTATCACCGACGCGGTCCTGCACGAGATCATCGAGACCGCGATCAAGGCGTTGCTGGACGAGAAGGACAAGCAGCGTCGGGAGAAGCTGGCCCACGAGGCGCGCTCGTTCACCAGCCGGCGCCTGGCCAACGGGTTGACCCGGTTCACCATCGACGCCCCCGAGGCGGACGCGGCGGTGCTGAACGGGATCGTGACCTCCAAGCTGGCCGCGCCGGCCAGCACCGACGACGCCCCGGATCTGCGCAGCGCGACCCAGCGCCGGTATGACGCGTTCCGGTCGGTCCTGGGCCGGGGGACCACCTGCCCGACGGGCACACCGACCATGCCGCGGGCGACGCTCGTGATCACCATGCGTCTGTCGGACCTGCTGGGCCAGACCCGCGGTGCCGGCCTGACCACCACCGGTGAGGTGCTCTCAGCAGGACAGGTGCGGCGGTTGGCGTGCGAGGCCGAGCTGGTCCCGGCCGTCCTTGGCACCGAGAGCGAGATCCTCGACGTCGGTCGCGAGCACCGGTTGGCCACACCCGCGCAGGTCAGGGCGCTCCGGCTGCGGGACAAGGGCTGCACCTTCCCCGGCTGCACGGTGCCGCCGGAGTGGTGCATCGCCCACCACACCATCTGGTGGTCCCGCGGCGGCGCCACCGACATGGACACCCTCGCCCTGCTCTGCGAGCGACACCACACCCACGTGCACCAGCATGATCTCGAGGCAGAGATCAACGGCAGCCACGTCACCTGGCACGTCTAG
- a CDS encoding SRPBCC family protein: MRIDVSTKASPDQVRRALIDFTDRRLEIWSQSLDPRTYELRGSGEDWAEARESTAGSPFWVVVRYDWSDPDVVRWTVTESSYGGGGRGVVRATSRAGGGSQVTAEWDYTGARLLQKPLLWLIGHGPIRRLIARRWTSALDRFAEEDG, encoded by the coding sequence GTGAGGATCGATGTCAGCACCAAGGCTTCGCCGGACCAGGTCCGGCGTGCGCTCATCGACTTCACCGACCGTCGCCTGGAGATCTGGAGCCAGAGCCTCGACCCCAGGACCTATGAGCTGCGCGGGTCCGGCGAGGACTGGGCCGAGGCGAGGGAGAGCACCGCAGGATCGCCGTTCTGGGTCGTGGTGCGGTATGACTGGTCCGACCCCGACGTCGTCCGCTGGACGGTCACGGAGAGCAGCTACGGGGGTGGTGGCCGGGGTGTCGTCCGAGCAACGTCGCGCGCTGGAGGCGGCAGCCAGGTGACCGCGGAGTGGGACTACACCGGTGCCCGCCTACTCCAGAAGCCGCTGCTGTGGCTCATCGGGCACGGCCCGATCCGGCGCCTGATCGCCCGACGGTGGACCTCGGCCTTGGACCGGTTCGCCGAGGAGGACGGTTGA
- a CDS encoding GyrI-like domain-containing protein produces MTEHPELIDLEPAPTAVIRGAVSMTQVTDFYDRSFTEVAAALAAQGLSPGAAFGLYLAPPGDVLELEVGFVVKRRVEEHGDVVPSSLPGGRVARLVHTGAYDELSEAWERLMTWVGDQGLTPAGPTWEIYVTEPTPETNPASLRTDLFCPVR; encoded by the coding sequence ATGACTGAGCACCCAGAGCTGATCGACCTCGAGCCAGCACCCACCGCGGTGATCCGTGGAGCGGTCTCGATGACGCAGGTCACGGACTTCTACGACCGGTCCTTCACGGAGGTCGCGGCCGCTCTCGCGGCACAGGGCCTGTCCCCCGGCGCGGCCTTCGGGCTGTACCTGGCGCCGCCGGGTGACGTGCTCGAGCTCGAGGTCGGCTTCGTCGTGAAGCGCCGCGTCGAGGAGCACGGCGACGTCGTGCCCTCCAGCCTCCCGGGCGGTCGCGTGGCCCGGCTGGTCCACACCGGTGCCTACGACGAGCTCAGCGAGGCGTGGGAGCGGCTGATGACCTGGGTGGGCGACCAGGGACTCACGCCTGCCGGTCCCACGTGGGAGATCTACGTCACCGAGCCCACGCCGGAGACGAACCCCGCGAGCCTGCGCACCGACCTCTTCTGCCCCGTGCGCTGA
- a CDS encoding glycosyltransferase — MRIALLAAGSRGDYQPVLAVARGLAGRGHDVGVTATSDFVGMVRAAGVRPEEVAVDAMGYYRDDALQQGMPIGLEAQMELLRDVARVLAPAVRAAMTDLLPRYDALVTTAMTSAWAGMVGGPRKPQVLMMFVPAIPSVWGDSSLFSVRADRSVHNLVAGVRALGPAMRLASADPAATWRERLRGLHQLAGAPAFVANSAQIVTPRRVSGRLVRTTGYPFRDLPEDSALPEPVVRFLDAGAPPVYVGLGSHTVPAVREAMRHTVDAAVTIGHRAVVQRGSGLEDEEGYGDGYGDGYGDQVLFVGDVPHELLFPRAAAVVHHGGAGTTAQALRAARPQVVMPFTMDQPFFARRVHEIGVASAPVPTPQASPERLRSALESALHPAVVDRAVEVGRRVGAEDGVRGAVELIEQELGG; from the coding sequence ATGCGCATCGCCCTCCTCGCAGCCGGCAGCCGCGGCGACTACCAACCGGTCCTCGCCGTCGCCCGAGGCTTGGCGGGCCGCGGACACGACGTGGGTGTCACCGCGACCAGCGACTTCGTCGGGATGGTGCGCGCCGCGGGGGTGCGGCCCGAGGAGGTCGCTGTCGACGCCATGGGCTACTACCGCGATGACGCGCTGCAGCAGGGGATGCCGATCGGCCTGGAGGCGCAGATGGAGCTCCTCCGGGACGTCGCCCGGGTCCTGGCACCTGCGGTCCGCGCGGCGATGACCGACCTGCTGCCACGCTACGACGCCCTGGTGACGACGGCGATGACCTCGGCCTGGGCCGGGATGGTCGGTGGGCCGCGCAAGCCGCAGGTGCTGATGATGTTCGTGCCCGCTATCCCCTCGGTCTGGGGCGACTCCAGCCTGTTCTCGGTCCGGGCGGACCGGTCGGTGCACAACTTGGTGGCGGGCGTCCGCGCGCTGGGGCCGGCGATGCGGCTCGCCTCGGCCGACCCGGCTGCCACGTGGAGAGAGCGGCTGCGCGGCCTGCACCAGCTGGCAGGAGCACCGGCGTTCGTGGCGAACAGTGCCCAGATCGTGACGCCACGGCGGGTGAGCGGGCGGCTGGTCCGCACCACCGGCTACCCCTTCCGCGACCTGCCGGAAGACTCTGCCCTGCCGGAGCCGGTCGTTCGGTTCCTCGACGCGGGGGCTCCCCCGGTCTACGTCGGGCTCGGGTCGCACACGGTGCCGGCGGTGCGGGAGGCGATGCGCCATACCGTCGATGCCGCGGTGACGATCGGGCACCGCGCCGTCGTGCAGCGAGGGTCCGGGCTGGAGGACGAGGAGGGGTATGGCGATGGGTATGGCGATGGGTATGGCGACCAGGTCCTGTTCGTGGGCGACGTCCCCCACGAGCTGCTCTTCCCCCGCGCGGCGGCGGTGGTGCACCACGGCGGCGCGGGCACGACCGCGCAGGCGCTGCGGGCGGCCCGCCCGCAGGTCGTGATGCCGTTCACGATGGACCAGCCGTTCTTCGCCCGGCGGGTGCACGAGATCGGGGTGGCCTCGGCTCCGGTGCCCACCCCTCAGGCCTCACCGGAGCGGCTGCGCTCCGCGTTGGAGTCGGCCCTGCACCCCGCCGTCGTGGACCGGGCGGTCGAGGTCGGCCGTCGCGTCGGTGCGGAGGACGGGGTGCGCGGCGCTGTCGAACTCATCGAGCAGGAGCTGGGGGGCTGA
- a CDS encoding GNAT family N-acetyltransferase: MPYALTPRIPTPEEHRRLAESVGWGGSFWWDSMPASLQGSTAGVVVHADDGELVAMGRVVGDGAFYFYVQDVAVHPDHQRQGLGRRVVEALMDQVRAAAPGHCCVGLFATPAAEKLYRSLGWGDQEMRGMWRVLRG; the protein is encoded by the coding sequence ATGCCGTACGCCCTCACCCCTCGGATCCCCACCCCGGAGGAGCACCGGCGGCTCGCCGAGTCTGTCGGCTGGGGCGGTTCGTTCTGGTGGGATTCGATGCCCGCCTCGCTCCAGGGATCCACCGCCGGCGTCGTCGTGCACGCCGACGATGGTGAGCTGGTCGCGATGGGCAGGGTCGTCGGTGACGGAGCGTTCTACTTCTACGTCCAGGACGTGGCGGTGCACCCGGACCACCAGCGACAAGGTCTCGGGCGGAGGGTCGTCGAGGCACTCATGGACCAGGTGCGCGCCGCTGCCCCGGGTCACTGCTGCGTCGGGCTGTTCGCCACGCCCGCGGCAGAGAAGCTCTACCGCAGCCTGGGCTGGGGGGATCAGGAGATGCGCGGGATGTGGCGCGTGCTCAGGGGCTGA
- a CDS encoding NAD(P)/FAD-dependent oxidoreductase: MNSTQHSADRRDRLEAHADRLAGGPDSPFHALDVVVVGGGPAGLQAALTLGRVHRDVVLLDAGEGRNAPAAEMHNFITRDGTPPADFRRLAHAELAAYPTVVVRQARVSAVTDLPEPQQPGSSAFRITLDDGTELTARRVVLATGVRDQLPDIPGLRELWGDLVAHCPFCHGHEFAGRTVAVIGAGPAGHLPGLLAPVAGKVVVLTNGEELTGALPVPGEVPVLTDRVVEVRRHGEGVRITLGSSEMVEAAGVFVGTALRQTAPLADQLGLELNPSGCVRVDERGRTSRAGVYAAGDMAHVPALPMPMASVAQAVAAGALAAATVVADSLADSLADR, translated from the coding sequence ATGAACAGCACCCAGCACTCAGCAGACCGCCGCGACCGCCTCGAGGCTCACGCCGATCGACTCGCGGGCGGTCCCGACAGCCCTTTCCACGCTCTCGACGTCGTCGTGGTCGGAGGCGGCCCGGCCGGCCTCCAGGCAGCCCTCACCCTCGGCCGCGTCCATCGTGACGTCGTCCTGCTCGACGCGGGCGAGGGTCGCAACGCACCCGCCGCCGAGATGCACAACTTCATCACCCGCGACGGGACACCCCCCGCGGACTTCCGTCGTCTCGCGCATGCCGAGCTCGCGGCATACCCGACCGTCGTGGTGCGGCAGGCCCGGGTGAGTGCAGTCACCGACCTCCCCGAGCCGCAGCAGCCGGGGTCGAGCGCTTTCCGCATCACGCTGGATGACGGGACGGAGCTGACCGCGCGTCGGGTCGTGCTCGCGACCGGCGTGCGGGACCAGCTGCCCGACATCCCGGGCCTGAGGGAGCTGTGGGGCGACCTGGTCGCGCACTGCCCTTTCTGCCACGGGCATGAGTTCGCCGGACGGACGGTCGCCGTGATCGGGGCGGGTCCCGCTGGGCACCTACCTGGGCTTCTTGCCCCGGTCGCCGGCAAGGTCGTCGTCCTGACGAACGGCGAGGAACTGACCGGCGCCCTGCCGGTCCCTGGCGAGGTCCCCGTGCTGACGGACCGGGTGGTCGAGGTCCGGCGGCACGGCGAAGGCGTGCGGATCACGCTGGGCTCGAGTGAGATGGTCGAGGCGGCCGGCGTCTTCGTCGGGACCGCGTTGCGCCAGACCGCGCCGCTCGCCGACCAGCTGGGCCTGGAGCTCAACCCCTCCGGCTGCGTGCGGGTGGATGAGCGCGGCCGCACCAGCCGGGCTGGTGTGTATGCAGCCGGGGACATGGCCCATGTGCCCGCCCTGCCGATGCCGATGGCCTCGGTCGCCCAGGCGGTCGCCGCGGGCGCCCTTGCCGCCGCCACGGTCGTCGCCGACTCGCTCGCTGACTCGCTCGCTGACCGCTGA
- a CDS encoding MerR family transcriptional regulator gives MKASPPKDDGTEAAGDRTGDVTSTSIAGVSAEAGGTGATWRVGELADRVGLASHVLRHWEDVGLLSPRRDASGYRRYTRDDLVRVLTIRSSQAAGMSLEQVRTLLDVDSAGRHEVLEAHLVRLEEQRRELERSRLMTEHALRCQAHDIALCPRFISYVQDLVDGVARGTGPA, from the coding sequence ATGAAGGCAAGCCCACCGAAAGACGACGGCACCGAGGCCGCAGGGGACCGCACGGGCGACGTCACCTCCACGAGCATCGCCGGCGTATCCGCCGAGGCCGGTGGTACCGGCGCGACCTGGAGAGTCGGCGAGCTGGCCGACCGGGTCGGTCTGGCCAGCCACGTCCTGCGTCACTGGGAGGACGTCGGCCTGCTCTCACCGCGGCGCGACGCCTCCGGCTACCGGCGCTACACCCGTGATGACCTGGTGCGGGTGCTGACGATCCGCAGCAGCCAGGCCGCCGGGATGAGTCTGGAGCAGGTCCGCACCCTGCTCGACGTCGACTCGGCCGGCCGCCACGAGGTGCTCGAGGCTCATCTCGTCCGGCTCGAGGAGCAGCGGCGGGAGCTGGAGCGCTCCCGGCTGATGACCGAGCATGCCCTGCGCTGCCAGGCCCATGACATCGCGCTGTGCCCTCGCTTCATCTCCTACGTGCAGGACCTGGTCGACGGCGTGGCGCGCGGGACAGGACCGGCATGA
- a CDS encoding flavodoxin family protein — MSSSQDLEPRRLLVVHHTPSPGLQAMLEAALSGARDEQIEGVEVTVRPALLAGPVDVLEADAYLLGTPANIGYMSGALKHFFDQVYYPCLDATRGRPFAAYVHGNEGLEGAVRAIRSITSALGWEPVAPVLEVRGGAGKADLEACRELGGVLAATVMPG, encoded by the coding sequence ATGTCGAGCAGCCAGGACCTGGAGCCCCGCCGCCTGCTGGTCGTGCACCACACCCCGTCACCGGGCCTGCAGGCGATGCTTGAGGCTGCCCTGTCAGGCGCACGGGACGAGCAGATCGAGGGGGTCGAGGTCACCGTTCGTCCTGCCCTCCTGGCCGGTCCCGTGGACGTGCTGGAGGCCGACGCCTACCTGCTCGGAACCCCTGCCAACATCGGCTACATGTCCGGGGCGCTCAAGCACTTCTTCGATCAGGTCTACTACCCGTGCCTGGACGCGACCCGCGGCCGGCCGTTTGCCGCCTACGTGCACGGCAACGAGGGTCTGGAGGGCGCGGTGAGAGCGATCCGCAGCATCACCTCGGCGCTGGGATGGGAGCCGGTTGCGCCCGTCCTGGAGGTGAGGGGTGGCGCCGGCAAGGCAGACCTGGAGGCCTGCCGTGAGCTCGGTGGCGTCCTCGCCGCCACGGTGATGCCCGGGTAG
- a CDS encoding VOC family protein, which produces MALTLGMVTTDTTDARALASWWAEQTGAEVHDSYDGGFVMLIGGTLPVRLAFQKVDEVSPGKNRLHLDLTAPDLDAEVERLVAAGAGVVARRGGEDFRWVTLTDPQGNEFCVSGPHF; this is translated from the coding sequence ATGGCACTGACACTGGGCATGGTCACGACCGACACGACCGACGCGCGCGCCCTGGCAAGCTGGTGGGCCGAGCAGACCGGGGCGGAGGTGCACGACAGCTACGACGGGGGGTTCGTCATGCTCATCGGCGGCACGCTGCCGGTGCGGCTGGCCTTCCAGAAGGTGGACGAGGTCTCGCCGGGCAAGAACCGGCTGCACCTGGACCTCACCGCCCCCGACCTCGACGCCGAGGTCGAGCGGCTGGTCGCCGCCGGAGCCGGTGTGGTGGCCCGACGCGGGGGCGAGGACTTCCGGTGGGTCACCCTGACCGACCCGCAGGGCAACGAGTTCTGCGTCTCAGGCCCGCACTTCTGA
- a CDS encoding alpha/beta hydrolase has protein sequence MDANPYIHPGPGAGPLRYREHHVGGHQLLACDPPGGARIVEALGDVVAADHIAVLVPGNGHHQGNYFTERGPVAPRARGQLLLRTMQDLAPETRAAVVVWVGYHAPPGLAAAADSGPALNGAPDLARLTHYLPRSAHLTLVGHSYGSTVSGLALARARVGDCVALGSPGMGVWRRAQLGDARLWAGQAPTDWIRHFPRVRLGRFGLGRSPLHPELGATRFGTGEVTGHCGYYTEGSESLLNVARIALGRYDEVTLPEHQPATTRHTAPAPELARA, from the coding sequence ATGGACGCAAACCCCTACATCCACCCCGGGCCCGGAGCAGGGCCGCTGCGTTACCGTGAGCACCACGTCGGCGGGCACCAGCTGCTGGCCTGCGACCCCCCGGGCGGGGCACGCATCGTGGAGGCGCTCGGCGACGTGGTCGCCGCGGACCACATCGCCGTTCTCGTGCCGGGCAACGGCCACCACCAGGGCAACTACTTCACCGAGCGGGGGCCGGTCGCGCCCCGGGCACGCGGTCAGCTCCTGCTGCGGACGATGCAGGACCTCGCACCCGAGACCCGCGCCGCGGTCGTGGTGTGGGTCGGGTACCACGCACCGCCCGGGCTGGCCGCGGCCGCCGACAGCGGTCCCGCCCTCAACGGTGCGCCCGACCTGGCTCGGCTGACCCACTACCTGCCCCGGTCCGCCCACCTGACGCTCGTCGGGCACAGCTACGGCAGCACGGTCAGCGGCCTGGCGCTCGCCCGAGCCCGCGTCGGGGACTGCGTGGCCCTCGGGAGCCCCGGTATGGGCGTGTGGCGCCGCGCGCAGCTCGGCGATGCCCGCCTGTGGGCAGGCCAAGCGCCGACGGACTGGATCCGGCACTTCCCGCGGGTCCGGCTCGGCCGGTTCGGCCTCGGCCGCTCACCGCTACACCCCGAGCTAGGCGCCACCCGCTTCGGCACCGGCGAGGTCACCGGCCACTGCGGCTACTACACCGAGGGGAGCGAGTCGCTGCTGAACGTCGCCCGGATCGCGCTGGGCCGCTATGACGAGGTGACGCTGCCCGAGCACCAACCAGCCACCACGCGGCATACCGCACCGGCACCTGAGCTGGCACGAGCATGA
- a CDS encoding ATP-binding cassette domain-containing protein gives MSDETRGGTGHAGRTTCVGSTTSTAQRTVAIRAEALRKHYPGRGAALDGFDLTVGSGTVHGLLGPNGAGKTTAVRILTTLTSLGSGRAQVAGRDVATDPSGVRARIGLAGQHTAVDELLSGRQNLEMFARLHRMRARAARVRAAALLERFDLEAAADRPAGHYSGGMRRRLDLAVSLIRSPEVLFLDEPTTGLDPRSRSEVWSAVRELAATGTTVLLTTQYLEEADRLCSRISVMEQGRVVAEGSPAELKSLVGGSRVEVLVPEGRDLLGVAGALSAVLGEAPEVDAVGRRVSLPVHGGGEALIRLGHAVDEIGLDPATVSLRRPDLDEVFLHLTAIPVSRLRPRPGPGSSPQSDRPSDPRSDPRPKLQGARR, from the coding sequence ATGAGCGACGAGACCAGGGGCGGCACAGGTCACGCCGGCAGGACTACCTGCGTCGGCAGCACCACCAGCACCGCGCAGAGAACCGTGGCGATCCGTGCCGAGGCACTCCGCAAGCACTATCCCGGCCGGGGTGCCGCGCTGGACGGTTTCGACCTCACGGTCGGGTCCGGCACGGTGCACGGCCTGCTGGGCCCGAACGGGGCGGGCAAGACCACCGCCGTGCGGATCCTGACCACGCTGACCAGCCTAGGCTCCGGCCGGGCCCAGGTCGCCGGGCGCGACGTGGCCACGGACCCCTCGGGCGTGCGCGCCCGCATCGGCCTGGCTGGGCAGCACACGGCGGTGGACGAGCTCCTGAGCGGACGGCAGAACCTGGAGATGTTCGCGCGCCTGCACCGGATGCGGGCGCGTGCGGCACGGGTCCGAGCCGCTGCCCTCCTGGAACGTTTCGACCTCGAGGCCGCCGCGGACCGACCGGCGGGCCACTACTCCGGCGGCATGCGTCGGCGGCTCGACCTGGCCGTGAGCCTCATCCGCAGCCCCGAGGTGCTCTTCCTCGACGAGCCGACCACCGGCCTGGACCCCCGCAGCCGCAGCGAGGTATGGAGTGCGGTCCGCGAGCTCGCGGCGACGGGCACCACCGTGCTGCTCACCACGCAGTACCTCGAGGAGGCCGACCGGCTGTGCTCACGGATCTCGGTGATGGAGCAGGGCCGTGTGGTGGCGGAAGGCTCACCCGCCGAGCTCAAGTCCCTGGTCGGTGGCAGCCGGGTCGAGGTCCTGGTGCCCGAGGGCCGGGACCTGCTCGGTGTGGCAGGGGCGCTCTCGGCCGTCCTGGGCGAGGCCCCGGAGGTCGACGCGGTGGGACGCCGCGTCTCGCTTCCCGTGCACGGTGGCGGTGAGGCGCTCATCCGCCTGGGGCACGCGGTGGACGAGATCGGGCTCGACCCGGCCACTGTGTCGCTCCGCCGTCCGGACCTCGACGAGGTCTTCCTCCACCTGACCGCCATACCGGTCTCCCGGCTGAGACCTCGGCCCGGTCCCGGCTCAAGCCCCCAGTCAGACCGGCCGTCGGACCCTCGGTCGGACCCCCGACCGAAGCTGCAAGGAGCCAGACGATGA
- a CDS encoding ABC transporter permease: MSTSTLERLPRSRVSELGWAASDTWVVARRHLLRLVRRPDELLGTLLIPVMAVVMFGFVFGDAFGAAMAVPGGEYRDFLLPGLFALTMAFGIGNTTIAVAADVRGGVLDRMRSLPMSNVALLTGRVLADLVTAVVELVILMTLGMVLGWQWHGSLAAVLAAVGLLLLLRLALSWVGILLGLLVSGPEAAMKYFALVFPLAMVADTIVPTSLMPGWLAGAAEWNPLSATVIAVRHLFGGPGGAGTSWVSEHAVAMAVGWPLAITAVGAFLALARLRRLGR, from the coding sequence ATGAGCACCTCGACGCTCGAGCGCCTCCCCCGGAGCCGCGTCTCCGAGCTGGGCTGGGCAGCCAGCGACACCTGGGTCGTGGCCAGGCGGCACCTGCTGCGCCTGGTGCGTCGACCGGACGAGCTGCTGGGCACGCTGCTCATCCCGGTCATGGCCGTGGTGATGTTCGGGTTCGTCTTCGGCGACGCGTTCGGCGCCGCCATGGCGGTGCCGGGTGGTGAGTACCGCGACTTCCTCCTCCCGGGGCTCTTCGCTCTCACGATGGCCTTCGGCATCGGCAACACCACCATCGCGGTCGCGGCCGACGTCCGCGGCGGCGTGCTGGACCGGATGCGCTCGCTGCCGATGTCCAACGTGGCGCTGCTGACCGGACGGGTGCTGGCGGACCTCGTGACGGCCGTGGTCGAGCTGGTGATCCTGATGACGCTCGGGATGGTGCTGGGCTGGCAGTGGCACGGGAGCCTCGCCGCGGTGCTCGCCGCGGTCGGCCTGCTGCTGCTCCTGCGCCTGGCCCTGTCCTGGGTCGGGATCCTGCTGGGCCTGCTCGTCAGCGGGCCGGAGGCGGCGATGAAGTACTTTGCGCTGGTCTTCCCGCTGGCCATGGTCGCGGACACCATCGTGCCCACGTCCCTCATGCCGGGATGGCTTGCCGGGGCGGCCGAGTGGAACCCCCTCTCCGCCACGGTGATCGCGGTCCGGCACCTCTTCGGCGGTCCTGGTGGTGCGGGGACCTCGTGGGTCTCCGAGCACGCAGTGGCGATGGCGGTGGGCTGGCCGCTGGCGATCACCGCGGTCGGGGCCTTCCTGGCTCTGGCCCGCCTGCGCCGCCTGGGCCGGTGA